A part of Clostridium novyi genomic DNA contains:
- a CDS encoding LegC family aminotransferase — protein sequence MIPLCIPDIRGNEWKYVKECIDTNWVSSVGSYVNLFEEKFAEYLSAHSAVVTVNGTAAIELALLTLGIGLEDEVIVPSMTFISPVNTVKYVGATPVFCDVCRDTFVMDASKIEELITPKTKAIIPVHIYGHPVDMDKVMELAKKYNLYVIEDATEALGSKYKGKSVGTIGDIGAFSFNGNKLITTGAGGMLVTNSEEYGSRAKFLSTQTKVVLDNKAFYHPEVGYNFRMPNLLAAFGVAQLENIDEYLKIKKENADYYNKLLKDVKGITLPIEKEWAKNCYWLYSILVEDDFKVTRDELIKILSENGIESRPFFMPVHDMPPYVDCLHGSMDVTNEISAKGINIPSSVSLTKENIEFICSVIKSI from the coding sequence ATGATACCTTTATGTATACCGGATATTAGAGGGAATGAATGGAAGTATGTTAAAGAATGTATTGATACAAATTGGGTTTCATCAGTTGGAAGTTATGTGAATCTTTTTGAAGAAAAGTTTGCTGAGTACTTAAGTGCACATAGTGCTGTTGTAACAGTTAATGGAACTGCAGCTATTGAACTTGCTCTTTTAACTTTAGGAATAGGTTTAGAAGATGAAGTAATAGTTCCATCTATGACATTTATATCACCTGTAAATACTGTGAAGTATGTAGGTGCAACTCCAGTGTTTTGTGATGTATGTAGAGATACTTTTGTTATGGATGCAAGTAAAATAGAAGAACTTATAACACCTAAAACAAAAGCAATAATACCTGTTCATATATATGGTCATCCTGTAGATATGGATAAGGTAATGGAACTTGCTAAAAAATATAACTTATATGTAATAGAAGATGCAACTGAAGCGTTAGGTTCTAAATATAAGGGTAAAAGTGTTGGAACCATAGGAGATATTGGAGCTTTTAGTTTTAATGGAAATAAGCTTATAACTACAGGTGCTGGGGGAATGCTTGTAACAAATAGTGAAGAGTATGGATCTAGAGCTAAGTTTTTATCAACCCAAACAAAGGTAGTTTTGGATAATAAAGCTTTTTATCATCCGGAAGTGGGATATAATTTTAGAATGCCCAATCTTTTAGCAGCATTTGGAGTTGCACAATTAGAAAATATTGATGAATATTTAAAAATAAAAAAAGAAAATGCAGATTATTATAATAAATTATTAAAAGACGTAAAAGGAATTACTCTTCCAATTGAAAAGGAATGGGCTAAAAATTGTTATTGGTTATATTCTATTTTAGTAGAAGATGATTTTAAAGTAACAAGAGATGAACTTATTAAAATTTTATCTGAAAATGGTATAGAATCAAGACCATTTTTCATGCCAGTACATGATATGCCTCCGTATGTAGATTGTTTACATGGTAGCATGGATGTTACTAATGAAATTTCTGCTAAGGGTATAAATATTCCAAGCTCAGTTTCACTTACTAAAGAAAATATAGAATTTATATGTTCTGTAATTAAATCAATATAA
- a CDS encoding NAD-dependent 4,6-dehydratase LegB: MNWNGKKVLVTGAEGFIGSHLTERLVELGADVTALVQYNSFNNWGWIDTFDKNIKDSIKVITGDVREYDNVKRMVSGQEVIMHLAALIAIPYSYLSPMAYVRTNVEGTTNILEACREEKNIEKIVHTSTSETYGTALYVPIDEKHPMQGQSPYSASKIGADKMAESFYKSFNLPIATIRPFNTYGPRQSARAVIPTIISQILAGKREIKLGSLTPTRDFNYVKDTAEAFVKIAESDKTIGEVINAGSNYEISIGDTVKKIIKLIGHDVKVLCDEERIRPEKSEVNRLWADNTKIKNLTDWTPKYSIDEGLAETIEWIKNNMQYFKTDIYNV, from the coding sequence ATGAACTGGAATGGAAAAAAAGTTTTAGTTACAGGAGCAGAAGGTTTTATAGGAAGTCATTTAACAGAAAGGTTAGTTGAACTTGGTGCTGATGTTACAGCGCTAGTGCAATATAATTCTTTTAATAATTGGGGCTGGATTGATACTTTTGATAAAAATATAAAAGACAGCATTAAAGTAATAACAGGAGATGTTAGAGAATATGACAATGTAAAAAGGATGGTAAGTGGACAAGAAGTAATAATGCATCTTGCAGCTTTAATTGCAATACCATATTCATATTTATCTCCTATGGCTTATGTAAGAACTAATGTAGAAGGAACAACAAATATTTTAGAAGCTTGTAGGGAAGAGAAGAATATTGAGAAAATAGTACATACTTCAACAAGTGAAACTTATGGAACAGCCTTATATGTTCCTATAGACGAAAAACATCCAATGCAAGGGCAATCACCATATTCAGCATCTAAAATAGGTGCAGATAAAATGGCTGAAAGTTTTTATAAATCTTTTAATTTGCCAATTGCAACCATAAGACCTTTTAATACTTATGGACCACGACAATCTGCAAGAGCTGTAATACCTACTATAATATCTCAAATATTAGCAGGAAAAAGAGAAATAAAATTAGGTAGTTTAACTCCAACAAGAGATTTTAATTATGTAAAGGATACAGCAGAGGCCTTTGTAAAAATAGCAGAAAGTGATAAAACTATAGGAGAAGTAATTAATGCTGGTTCTAATTATGAAATTAGTATAGGAGATACAGTTAAGAAAATAATAAAATTAATAGGACATGATGTTAAAGTTCTTTGTGATGAAGAAAGAATAAGACCAGAAAAAAGTGAAGTAAACAGATTATGGGCAGATAATACAAAAATTAAAAATCTTACTGATTGGACTCCTAAATACAGTATTGATGAAGGATTAGCAGAAACTATTGAGTGGATAAAAAATAATATGCAATATTTTAAAACTGATATATACAATGTTTAA
- a CDS encoding nucleotidyltransferase family protein gives MKFSMDMYCVSDDATIKDAMKSIDKNLIGAVFITNKDKKVIGVVTDGNIRRAILKGCTIEDSVKNIYHTNFKYVNKLVSKQKVKEKMLRYNIRQLPLLDEEGKLIDLYFLDHIISYDKKDNYVFILAGGLGTRLRPLTENIPKPMLKIGGKPMLQRIIEQFKGYGFVNFIISLNYKGEIIENYFKDGSNFDVNIQYVREEKKLGTAGSINLAKEKFNKDFLVINGDILTGIDFEVMLKHHIENKFDITAGARNYEMRVPYGVMITENKIIKSLEEKPTYNFYINSGVYVLSKNVINYIPENTEYNMTDLIEDVIKAGGRCGTYNITEYWSDIGHIEDYKKANEDVDKFF, from the coding sequence ATGAAGTTTTCAATGGATATGTATTGTGTATCAGATGATGCAACAATAAAAGATGCAATGAAATCAATTGATAAAAACTTAATAGGAGCTGTTTTTATTACCAATAAAGATAAAAAGGTAATTGGTGTTGTAACAGATGGAAATATAAGAAGAGCTATATTAAAAGGATGTACTATAGAAGATAGTGTGAAAAACATATATCATACTAATTTTAAATATGTAAATAAGCTTGTTAGTAAACAAAAAGTTAAAGAAAAGATGTTAAGATATAATATAAGGCAGTTGCCTTTATTGGATGAAGAAGGTAAGCTAATTGATTTATATTTTTTGGATCATATTATATCCTATGATAAAAAAGATAATTATGTTTTTATTTTAGCTGGAGGACTTGGTACTAGATTAAGACCTCTTACAGAAAATATACCAAAACCTATGTTGAAAATAGGTGGAAAACCTATGCTTCAAAGAATAATTGAACAATTTAAAGGATATGGATTTGTAAATTTTATAATTTCTTTAAATTATAAAGGTGAAATTATAGAAAATTATTTTAAAGACGGTAGTAATTTTGATGTTAATATACAGTATGTAAGAGAAGAAAAAAAATTAGGTACAGCTGGTTCTATAAATTTAGCTAAAGAAAAATTTAATAAAGATTTTTTAGTTATAAATGGAGATATATTAACAGGAATAGACTTTGAAGTTATGTTAAAACATCATATAGAAAATAAATTTGATATTACTGCTGGAGCTAGAAATTATGAAATGAGAGTTCCATATGGGGTGATGATTACAGAAAATAAGATTATAAAATCTTTAGAAGAAAAGCCAACCTATAATTTTTATATTAACAGTGGTGTATATGTACTTAGTAAAAATGTTATTAATTATATACCTGAGAATACAGAATATAATATGACTGATTTAATAGAAGATGTTATAAAAGCTGGAGGAAGATGTGGAACTTATAATATAACAGAATATTGGTCTGACATAGGTCATATTGAAGACTATAAAAAGGCTAATGAAGATGTAGATAAGTTTTTCTAA
- a CDS encoding acetyltransferase, whose translation MDKIILIGAGGHCKVIIDIIKSTRNFKIVGITDANTQEEQILGIPIIGNDDILEDLYYQGVKNAFVCIGALNNIAIRDKIYYNLKKIGFKIPKLIHKDAIVSPYSKISNGTCVMAGAIVNAGAIIGENCIINTGSIIEHDCFIDRNTHISPGASLAGGCKIGCNSHIGMGSTIIQGTEIGDNVMIGAGAVVLNNIEDNVIAVGVPSKIIKRR comes from the coding sequence ATGGATAAAATTATATTAATAGGGGCAGGAGGACATTGTAAAGTAATTATAGATATAATAAAAAGTACAAGAAACTTTAAAATTGTAGGAATTACAGATGCCAATACCCAGGAAGAACAAATATTAGGAATACCTATTATAGGTAATGATGATATTCTTGAAGATTTATATTATCAAGGTGTAAAAAATGCATTTGTTTGTATAGGAGCTTTAAATAATATAGCTATAAGAGATAAGATTTATTATAATTTAAAAAAAATAGGATTTAAAATACCTAAATTAATACATAAAGATGCTATAGTATCACCTTATTCTAAAATTAGTAATGGGACATGTGTTATGGCTGGAGCTATCGTCAATGCTGGGGCTATTATAGGTGAAAATTGTATAATAAACACTGGGAGTATAATAGAGCATGATTGTTTTATCGATAGAAATACTCATATTTCACCTGGAGCATCATTAGCTGGTGGATGTAAGATAGGATGCAATTCACATATTGGAATGGGAAGTACCATAATTCAAGGAACTGAAATAGGAGACAATGTGATGATTGGAGCTGGAGCTGTTGTATTGAATAATATTGAAGATAATGTTATAGCAGTAGGAGTTCCTTCAAAAATTATAAAGCGTAGGTGA
- the neuC gene encoding UDP-N-acetylglucosamine 2-epimerase, which produces MNRKIAVITGTRADYGIYYSVLKAIENHKDLELHLIVCGMHLSPEFGMTINEIEKDGFKIDDKIDTILSSDSGEAMAKSIGITLMGLTQSLDRIKPDVLLILGDRGEMMAGALAAIHMNIPVAHIHGGEVTGTVDESIRHSITKLSHIHFPANEDSRERIIKMGEEKKNVYVVGAPGIDYIKNTEYLSREEVLRRFNLKDDKIFILTQHPVTTEKDMVVYQIEETLSAIAELGVQTIISYPNSDNGGREIIKVIEKYREKYDFLKVFKNLSQVEYLSLLNTADIMIGNSSSGIIEAPSFKLPVINIGTRQQGRLRACNIIDVSYNRKEILSAIDKVLYNEEFKKELKKCENPYGDGHSGERIADILSKVDINHQLIQKRITY; this is translated from the coding sequence GTGAATAGAAAAATAGCAGTTATTACAGGAACTAGAGCAGATTATGGAATATATTACTCAGTTTTAAAAGCTATAGAAAATCATAAAGATTTAGAATTACATTTAATAGTATGTGGAATGCATCTTTCACCTGAATTTGGAATGACAATAAATGAAATAGAAAAAGATGGATTTAAAATAGATGATAAAATAGATACTATTTTATCATCTGATTCAGGTGAAGCTATGGCTAAATCTATAGGGATAACTTTGATGGGATTAACTCAAAGTCTAGACAGAATAAAACCTGATGTCTTATTGATATTAGGTGATAGAGGAGAAATGATGGCAGGAGCACTTGCTGCAATCCATATGAATATACCGGTGGCTCATATACATGGTGGAGAAGTTACAGGTACAGTAGATGAATCTATAAGACATTCCATAACAAAACTTTCACATATACATTTTCCTGCCAATGAAGATAGTAGAGAAAGAATAATAAAAATGGGTGAAGAAAAGAAAAATGTTTATGTAGTTGGAGCACCAGGAATAGATTACATAAAAAATACAGAATATCTTTCAAGGGAAGAAGTATTAAGAAGATTTAACTTAAAGGATGATAAGATTTTTATACTTACGCAACATCCAGTTACTACAGAAAAGGATATGGTAGTTTATCAAATAGAGGAAACCCTAAGTGCTATTGCTGAGCTTGGTGTTCAAACAATAATTTCTTATCCTAATAGTGATAATGGTGGAAGAGAAATAATAAAGGTTATTGAAAAATATAGAGAAAAATATGATTTTCTTAAAGTATTTAAAAATTTAAGCCAAGTAGAATATTTAAGTCTTTTAAATACTGCAGATATAATGATTGGGAATTCATCATCAGGAATAATAGAAGCTCCAAGTTTTAAGTTACCTGTAATAAATATAGGTACAAGACAACAGGGAAGACTTAGAGCTTGTAATATAATAGATGTATCGTATAATAGAAAAGAAATTTTAAGTGCAATAGATAAAGTACTTTATAATGAAGAATTTAAAAAAGAGTTAAAAAAATGTGAAAATCCATATGGAGATGGACATTCTGGTGAAAGAATAGCCGATATTTTAAGTAAAGTAGATATAAATCATCAATTAATACAAAAAAGAATAACTTATTAA
- the neuB gene encoding N-acetylneuraminate synthase → MIKIRDKVIGKNIQDNYNCFIIAEAGVNHNGSIVLAKKLVDKAVEAGVDAVKFQTFKSEKLVTGYASMAKYQKDNIGIEDSQFNMLKKLELSYEEFTELKRYCDEKNIIFMSTPFDFESAKFLNSIGVEVFKISSGDLTNIPLLEYIAEFNKPIILSSGMAILGEVEDAIMAIRSKKLEDIAVLHCTSNYPAKISSVNLKAMNTIKSAFNVIGGYSDHTKGISIPIAAVALGAEIIEKHFTLDKEMEGPDHKASLDPKELKEMVKEIRNVELSLGNGIKTFTENEIDTMKVARKSIVAKNFIKKGELITKDDLDYKRPGDGLSPKYYKYIIGKKASKDISIDTQVTLDLIEK, encoded by the coding sequence ATGATTAAAATAAGAGATAAAGTTATCGGCAAAAATATACAAGATAATTATAATTGTTTTATAATAGCTGAGGCTGGAGTTAATCATAATGGAAGTATTGTGCTTGCAAAAAAATTAGTTGATAAAGCTGTGGAGGCAGGAGTAGATGCAGTTAAATTTCAAACTTTTAAAAGTGAGAAATTAGTTACAGGTTATGCATCAATGGCCAAGTATCAAAAAGATAACATAGGTATAGAAGATAGTCAGTTTAATATGTTAAAAAAGTTAGAGTTATCTTATGAAGAATTTACTGAGTTAAAAAGATATTGTGATGAAAAAAATATTATATTTATGTCTACGCCCTTTGATTTTGAAAGTGCTAAATTTTTAAACTCTATTGGTGTAGAAGTATTTAAAATAAGCTCTGGAGATCTAACTAATATACCATTACTAGAGTATATAGCTGAATTTAATAAGCCTATAATACTTTCATCAGGCATGGCTATACTAGGGGAAGTTGAAGATGCTATTATGGCTATAAGAAGTAAAAAACTAGAAGATATAGCTGTATTACATTGTACATCTAATTATCCTGCGAAAATAAGTTCCGTAAATTTAAAGGCTATGAATACAATAAAAAGTGCTTTTAATGTTATTGGTGGATATTCAGATCATACTAAAGGAATTTCAATACCAATAGCAGCAGTAGCACTTGGAGCGGAAATAATAGAAAAACATTTTACTTTAGATAAAGAAATGGAAGGCCCTGATCATAAGGCATCTTTAGATCCAAAAGAATTAAAAGAGATGGTAAAGGAAATAAGAAATGTTGAATTATCATTGGGAAATGGAATAAAGACTTTTACAGAAAATGAAATAGATACTATGAAAGTTGCAAGAAAAAGTATAGTAGCGAAAAATTTTATTAAAAAAGGTGAATTAATAACTAAAGATGATTTAGATTATAAAAGGCCTGGAGATGGACTTTCACCTAAATATTATAAGTATATAATTGGTAAAAAAGCTAGCAAGGATATATCAATAGATACTCAAGTAACTTTAGATTTAATAGAAAAATAA
- a CDS encoding cytidylyltransferase domain-containing protein yields MYKDKKILAIIPARGGSKGIPYKNIMKICNKPLIAYSIEAAKNSKYIDYTLVSTDDEAIKDISLKYGAKVPFLRPKEISDDKAKSIDVVLHAIDYLKKDSKEFDYVILLQPTSPLRTMEDIDKAIENIVNSNNNSLISICECDENPVLMRTIENNKLNTIFQFKGDNLRRQELPKFYIFNGALYINKVDMLLNEKAFVNEDTMPFIMDRYKSIDIDNIIDAKIAELILKENKND; encoded by the coding sequence GTGTATAAAGACAAAAAGATATTGGCAATAATTCCTGCTAGAGGTGGTTCAAAGGGAATACCTTATAAAAATATAATGAAAATTTGTAATAAACCATTAATAGCATATTCAATTGAAGCTGCAAAAAATTCTAAATATATTGATTATACTTTAGTATCAACAGATGATGAAGCCATAAAAGATATTTCATTGAAATATGGAGCTAAAGTTCCTTTTTTAAGACCTAAAGAAATATCAGATGATAAAGCTAAGTCTATTGATGTAGTTTTACATGCTATAGATTATTTAAAAAAGGATAGTAAAGAATTTGACTATGTAATATTACTTCAGCCAACATCTCCACTTAGAACAATGGAGGATATAGACAAGGCAATAGAGAATATTGTAAATAGCAATAATAATTCACTTATAAGTATATGTGAATGTGATGAAAATCCAGTACTTATGAGAACAATTGAGAATAATAAATTAAATACAATTTTTCAATTTAAAGGGGACAATTTAAGAAGACAAGAATTACCTAAATTCTATATTTTTAATGGAGCTTTATACATTAATAAAGTGGATATGTTATTGAATGAAAAAGCCTTTGTAAATGAGGATACAATGCCATTTATTATGGATAGATATAAATCTATTGATATAGATAACATTATAGATGCTAAAATTGCAGAACTAATTTTGAAGGAGAATAAGAATGATTAA
- a CDS encoding N-acetyltransferase — translation MNYISETAKVGNNVKIGHFSVIEDNVIIGDNCIIGNNVVIHEGSLIGSNIRIDDNTVIGKTPMRSVNSIFKDDKKYEPCKIADECLIGAGVIIYCGCEIGEKTLIADLAVIREDVTIGNRTIIGKGATIENFCKVGSNCKIQTNVYLTAYSEVEDYVFMAPCVVTSNDNYAARSKERFNHFKGVTIKKGGRIGAGAVVLPGKVINEDGFAAAGSVVTKDVENATIVVGSPAKKFKDVPEDQLLKNQ, via the coding sequence ATGAATTATATTTCTGAAACCGCTAAAGTAGGCAATAATGTAAAAATAGGACACTTTTCAGTTATAGAAGATAATGTTATTATTGGAGATAATTGTATTATAGGAAACAATGTAGTAATTCATGAAGGGTCATTAATTGGAAGTAATATAAGAATAGATGATAATACTGTAATCGGTAAAACTCCTATGAGATCAGTTAATAGCATATTTAAAGATGATAAAAAATATGAACCATGTAAAATTGCTGATGAATGCTTGATAGGTGCTGGTGTTATAATTTATTGTGGATGTGAAATAGGTGAAAAAACTCTTATAGCAGATTTAGCAGTAATAAGAGAAGATGTAACTATTGGTAATAGAACAATAATAGGAAAAGGAGCAACTATTGAAAATTTCTGTAAGGTAGGCTCTAACTGTAAAATACAAACTAATGTATATTTAACAGCTTATTCTGAAGTTGAAGACTATGTTTTCATGGCTCCATGTGTTGTAACTTCTAATGATAATTATGCAGCTCGTTCAAAAGAAAGATTTAACCATTTTAAAGGAGTTACAATTAAAAAAGGCGGAAGAATAGGAGCTGGAGCAGTAGTATTACCAGGAAAAGTTATAAATGAAGATGGATTTGCAGCAGCAGGTAGTGTTGTTACAAAGGATGTAGAAAATGCTACTATAGTTGTAGGAAGTCCAGCTAAAAAGTTTAAGGATGTTCCAGAAGATCAGCTTCTAAAAAATCAGTAA